ACGCGGCCGACGTCCGCGGCGGTGACGTCGCGCTCCACGAGCCGGCCGAGCACGGCGCGGATGCCGGGCGCCTCGGCGACGACGCCGGCGAGCGTCGTCTGCCCGCCGATCGCCGCGGCCAGGTGGACGGGGTCGGCGTTCTCGAGCCGGACCAGGTCGGTGGTGGTCACCAGGCCGATCGGCCGTCCGGCGTCGTCGGTGAGCGGGAGGTGGTGGATGTCGCGGGCGACCATCTCCAGCAGCGCCTCGAACGCCGGCGCGTCGGGGGACAGCGTGGCCGGGTCGGGGGTCATCACCGCGCGCACCGGCGTGTGCGGCGGCACGTCGGCGGCGAGCACGCGGTTGCGCAGGTCGCGGTCGGTCACGATGCCGAGCAGCTCGTCGTCCTCGACGACCAGGACGCTGGAGACCCCGGCGCGCGACATGGTGACCGCGGCGTCGCGCACCTGCGTGCCGGGAGCCGTGGTCACCGCGGGCCGGGTGACAAGGTCGCCGACGCGGGTGCCCAGCGCGGTGCTGCCCGACGTCGCCCGCCGGAGGTTGCGGATCGCCCGCGTGAGCCGCGTGTGGTGGGTGGCGGCGTAGAAGGCGGCGACGTCGGGGTGCGCGCGGCACAGCTCGTCGAACGCCGCCGGCTCCAGGACCAGCAGCAGCGTGTCCTCGACGGCGGTGCAGCGGTGGCGCGTGGGCCGGTGCTCGAGCAGCGAGCTCATCCCGAACGCCTCGCCGGTGCCGATCCGGTCGACCAGCCCGCCGGCCTCGTCGCACACCTCCACGGCGCCCGAGCGCACGACGTAGAGGCCCTCGCCCGGCTCGCCGACGTCGAGGACGACGGTGCCGCGCCTGGCGTAGCGCGCGGTGCACCGGCGGGGGAGACCGGCCAGGTCGCCCGGGGGCAGCCCGTCGAAGGGCGCGTGGCCCGCGAGGAAGTCGCGGACCTCGGCGAGCTCGACCTCCATGGCGCCCATCGTGGCACCGATCCGTCGTGAGGTGGTCCGATCGGCGGGGTGGGTTCGCCGTGGCGGACACCTTGCGGTGGGGTCGGCCGGCGGGGTAGTCATTCGGGGGAAGGCTCGCGGCCCGCCGGGGCGCGCCTGAGCACGGAGGAGTCGCGCATGGCCACGCAGTCGACCAGCACGCCCCGATCGCCGTCACCGCCGAGCGGTCGGTCCCGGATGAGCGCGAAGGCCATCGTGGTGTGGGGCGCGGTCGCCGTCGTCGGCGCCGTCTGCTGGAGCGTCCTGGCGCTCTCCCGCGGCGAGGAGGTCTCGGCCCTCTGGATCCTCTTCGCAGCCCTGTCCTCCTACGCGATCGCCTACCGCTTCTACTCCCGCTTCATCGCCTACCGGGTGCTGGGCGTCGACGACACCCGGGC
The sequence above is drawn from the Nocardioides sp. zg-1228 genome and encodes:
- a CDS encoding DUF294 nucleotidyltransferase-like domain-containing protein; the encoded protein is MEVELAEVRDFLAGHAPFDGLPPGDLAGLPRRCTARYARRGTVVLDVGEPGEGLYVVRSGAVEVCDEAGGLVDRIGTGEAFGMSSLLEHRPTRHRCTAVEDTLLLVLEPAAFDELCRAHPDVAAFYAATHHTRLTRAIRNLRRATSGSTALGTRVGDLVTRPAVTTAPGTQVRDAAVTMSRAGVSSVLVVEDDELLGIVTDRDLRNRVLAADVPPHTPVRAVMTPDPATLSPDAPAFEALLEMVARDIHHLPLTDDAGRPIGLVTTTDLVRLENADPVHLAAAIGGQTTLAGVVAEAPGIRAVLGRLVERDVTAADVGRVATALGDAVRRRVLALVEDELGPPPVPYSWVVLGSAARDEEGFTADQDHAIVLAHEPDDAGAAWFAELAARVTAALEECGWPRCPGEVMATNPQWRLSVAQWQDQFTRWSREPHPDAVLRAAIFHDMRHLAGERRLAEQVHRASVRTASPRLLGHLSRQALSMRPPLGFFRGLVLERHGEHRDTLDIKRPIAAVVQLARIHALRAGSPALTTRRRLEAAVAGGVLDRDAATELADALELMSHLRLHHQAAQVAAGETPDNNVRPADLTQWQRRHLRDAFEIVRSAQQTLSSRLPPGFE